Proteins from a single region of Candidatus Methylomirabilota bacterium:
- a CDS encoding molybdopterin dinucleotide binding domain-containing protein: protein GLADGATARVTTKRGSVTVAVEVSDTMQPGHVSLPNGLGLDYPDDHGAPVLTGAAPNELTASEDRDWFAGTPWHKHVPARVEAVAG from the coding sequence CGGCCTCGCCGACGGCGCCACCGCGCGCGTCACGACCAAGCGCGGCAGCGTCACGGTGGCGGTGGAGGTCTCGGACACGATGCAGCCGGGGCACGTGTCCTTGCCGAACGGGCTCGGCCTCGACTATCCGGATGACCACGGCGCGCCGGTGCTCACCGGTGCGGCGCCGAATGAGCTCACCGCGAGCGAGGATCGCGACTGGTTTGCGGGCACGCCCTGGCACAAGCACGTGCCGGCGCGCGTGGAGGCGGTCGCGGGCTGA
- a CDS encoding AAA family ATPase, translated as MARLSLTLLGGFRAQLGSGAPVALTSKKAQALLAYLSVRPGVRHTRDSVGGLLWGTDNGQARQSLRQALVAVRRALPRAKPALLETSNETIALNDTGIEIDVRRFEQLAAGGDGKALAQALSLFRGDLLEGFRLREPRFDDWLHAERERLRGQAARALERLCAQPVAAEALEGAIGAALRLLALDPLHESVHRSLMQLYLRGGRRAAALRQYQVCVDVLQRELDVAPEPATKALYQQALSHAAPATPRAPAPEPPPAPATGRLIGRQREISRLGHAFEAARAGRGRLVTVLGEAGIGKTRLIQELGARIERQGGQLIMARCFESEQVLPFAPWIEILRSEPARVGVDEMAAAHPRHRAQLARLVPELGGERSSVPAPPEDYRRIFEAVAHVVTAVASRRPTVIALDDLHWADDMSVRLLAFLARRRGMGRLLLLASARDEELLDRPLTRRLLTESDPTGGELTLNVMPLTETETLTLVRQLAAASDVERVTRRVWRLSEGNPFMVVETMRALREGTTPASADRLPLSKRIQQVILGRLERLGRREQTLVAVAAIIGREFDYTLLPMAAGVSDRAAAEGVEELVRRRVFQSTGERLAFAHDYIREVAHHRLLPPRRRLLHGSVARAIERTYAGHLDPHAGALGRHYCEAGHPALAAPHLRRAASVATARGAHTEAVAYLEQALAALDAVPQRRAAIEQAIDVRFELSNCFSALGEFARQGDWAAQAMRAAEGLGDAHRLAWASSLLSYYDWVVGRHREACAHAERALAAGETLGDVPLRVNAMKSLGLSHAIAGYQARAGAYFEQCIALLTGDLARHSCGLQIFPAVTCRGWLALTHAERGQFDQALAHGAEALRLADELDHSFSGSIAYWCVGRVYQLKHVDDQALRHLERSLDLARQGNVGLMMPLVGVALGLQQAAGGQLAQGLERLEKSLRVFEPGNALHPYGMRNLGLLYLQAGRRDEARNAWHEGLALARQSEQRSSEASMLWFLGNLAAERDAKEADVAVEHFRGALAIAEELEMRPLRARCHEGLGVLFDRAGRRAEAEHHLTTAAAMLREMGIDAGADEFSRAAATPRPRAHG; from the coding sequence ATGGCGCGACTCTCGCTGACGCTCCTGGGGGGTTTTCGAGCCCAGCTCGGCTCGGGCGCGCCCGTCGCCCTGACCTCCAAGAAGGCCCAGGCGCTGCTGGCGTATCTCAGCGTGCGCCCGGGGGTGCGCCATACGCGCGACAGCGTGGGCGGGCTCCTCTGGGGGACAGACAACGGCCAGGCCCGCCAGAGCCTTCGTCAGGCCCTGGTCGCCGTGCGGCGGGCCCTGCCCCGCGCGAAGCCGGCCCTCCTCGAGACCAGCAACGAGACCATCGCCCTCAACGACACGGGCATCGAGATCGACGTGCGGCGCTTCGAGCAGCTCGCCGCGGGCGGAGACGGCAAGGCACTCGCCCAGGCGCTCTCACTCTTCAGGGGGGATCTCCTCGAAGGATTCCGGCTCCGCGAGCCGCGCTTCGATGATTGGCTCCACGCGGAGCGCGAGCGCCTGCGCGGACAGGCGGCGCGCGCGCTCGAGAGGCTCTGCGCGCAGCCGGTCGCCGCGGAGGCGCTCGAGGGGGCCATCGGGGCGGCCCTCCGGCTGCTCGCCCTCGATCCCTTGCACGAGTCCGTGCACCGCTCGCTCATGCAGCTCTATCTCCGCGGGGGCCGGCGCGCCGCCGCGCTGCGGCAATACCAGGTCTGTGTCGACGTCCTGCAGCGAGAGCTCGACGTCGCCCCGGAGCCGGCTACGAAGGCGCTCTATCAGCAGGCCCTCTCCCATGCCGCGCCGGCCACGCCGCGTGCCCCGGCGCCAGAGCCGCCGCCCGCCCCGGCCACCGGCCGCCTGATTGGGCGTCAGCGCGAGATCTCGCGCCTCGGCCACGCCTTCGAGGCGGCGCGGGCAGGCCGCGGCCGGCTCGTGACCGTTCTCGGGGAAGCCGGCATCGGCAAGACGCGACTCATCCAGGAGCTGGGCGCCCGCATCGAGCGGCAGGGCGGACAACTCATCATGGCGCGCTGCTTCGAGAGCGAGCAGGTCCTGCCCTTCGCGCCCTGGATCGAGATCCTCCGCAGCGAGCCGGCGCGGGTGGGCGTCGACGAGATGGCGGCCGCGCATCCGCGTCACCGGGCCCAGCTCGCGCGACTGGTACCCGAGCTCGGCGGCGAGCGCTCTTCGGTCCCGGCGCCGCCGGAGGACTACCGGCGGATCTTCGAAGCCGTCGCGCACGTCGTCACCGCCGTGGCCTCGCGGCGGCCCACCGTGATCGCGCTGGACGACCTGCACTGGGCCGACGACATGAGCGTGCGCCTACTGGCCTTCCTCGCCAGGCGCCGGGGGATGGGGCGCTTACTCCTCCTGGCCTCGGCCCGGGACGAGGAGCTGCTCGACCGGCCGTTGACTCGCCGGCTCTTGACCGAGTCGGATCCCACGGGAGGCGAGCTCACGCTGAATGTGATGCCGCTCACCGAGACGGAGACCCTCACGCTGGTGCGTCAGCTCGCGGCCGCGTCGGATGTGGAGCGGGTCACCCGTCGAGTCTGGCGTCTCAGCGAAGGCAACCCGTTCATGGTGGTCGAGACGATGAGGGCCCTGCGCGAAGGCACCACGCCAGCGAGCGCGGACCGGCTGCCGCTCTCCAAGCGGATCCAGCAGGTCATCCTGGGACGGCTGGAGCGGCTCGGCCGGCGCGAGCAGACGCTCGTCGCCGTGGCCGCGATCATAGGGCGCGAATTCGACTACACACTCTTGCCGATGGCCGCCGGGGTCTCCGATCGGGCCGCCGCCGAAGGCGTGGAGGAGCTCGTCCGCCGCCGTGTCTTCCAGAGTACGGGCGAACGGCTCGCCTTCGCGCACGACTACATCCGCGAAGTCGCGCATCACCGCCTGCTTCCCCCGCGGCGCCGGCTCCTCCACGGCTCCGTGGCCCGCGCCATCGAGCGGACATACGCGGGACATCTCGATCCGCATGCGGGTGCGCTCGGCCGACACTACTGCGAGGCCGGCCATCCAGCGCTGGCGGCCCCGCATCTCCGCCGCGCAGCCTCGGTGGCGACCGCCCGGGGCGCCCATACCGAGGCGGTGGCCTATCTCGAGCAGGCGCTCGCCGCGCTCGATGCCGTCCCCCAGCGCCGCGCCGCCATCGAGCAGGCCATCGACGTGCGCTTCGAGCTGTCGAACTGCTTCAGCGCCTTGGGCGAGTTCGCCCGGCAGGGTGACTGGGCGGCACAAGCCATGCGCGCCGCCGAAGGGCTAGGAGATGCCCACCGGCTCGCATGGGCCTCGAGCCTTCTCAGCTACTACGACTGGGTCGTGGGCCGGCATCGCGAGGCATGCGCCCACGCCGAGCGGGCGCTGGCCGCGGGCGAAACGCTGGGCGATGTGCCGTTGAGAGTGAACGCGATGAAGTCGCTCGGCCTCAGCCATGCGATCGCCGGCTATCAGGCGCGGGCCGGCGCCTATTTCGAGCAGTGCATCGCGCTCCTCACCGGGGATCTGGCCCGTCATTCCTGCGGCCTGCAAATCTTCCCCGCGGTGACCTGCCGGGGCTGGCTCGCGTTGACGCATGCCGAGCGCGGGCAGTTCGACCAGGCTCTGGCGCATGGCGCCGAGGCTCTTCGCCTCGCCGACGAGCTCGACCACTCCTTCAGCGGGAGCATCGCCTACTGGTGCGTCGGCCGTGTCTATCAGCTGAAGCACGTCGACGACCAGGCGTTGCGTCATCTCGAGCGCAGCCTCGACCTCGCGCGGCAGGGCAACGTCGGGCTCATGATGCCGCTCGTCGGAGTCGCGCTCGGCCTTCAGCAGGCCGCCGGCGGGCAGCTGGCGCAGGGGCTGGAGCGCCTCGAGAAGAGCTTACGCGTGTTCGAGCCGGGCAATGCTCTCCACCCCTACGGGATGCGCAACTTGGGTTTGCTCTACCTGCAGGCCGGGCGGCGAGACGAGGCCCGCAACGCCTGGCACGAGGGACTCGCCCTCGCGCGTCAGAGCGAGCAGCGAAGCTCCGAGGCCAGCATGCTCTGGTTTCTCGGCAATCTCGCAGCGGAACGCGATGCGAAGGAGGCCGACGTAGCCGTCGAGCACTTCCGCGGCGCGCTGGCCATCGCCGAGGAGCTCGAGATGCGCCCGCTCCGGGCCCGCTGCCACGAGGGACTCGGCGTTCTGTTCGATCGAGCGGGTCGGCGAGCCGAGGCCGAGCATCACCTGACGACCGCGGCGGCCATGCTTCGCGAGATGGGGATCGACGCCGGCGCGGACGAGTTCAGCCGAGCCGCGGCAACACCTCGTCCCCGAGCGCACGGATGA
- a CDS encoding LLM class flavin-dependent oxidoreductase: MRAPRLGLLCLPRSVTSAVADARLAEDVGFSMVGVADSQSVFRELYATMALCAQATRRVLIGPSVTNPITRHPAVAASGIATVDEIAPGRAFFGIGSGDSAILNLAERPATLADLRAYIAAVRALHARRETEWRGRAVRLTWAPRAVPIYLSAEGPRTLELAGEVCDGVIVNVGLEPALVRDAVAHVHAGARRAGRDPDAIDLWCMVRANVTDDVAAGIDEIRMELASNAHHVFRFTLEGKHVPGDLADAIRRVQKGYQPAAHEALGPSPNARLLDAEPALRAYLAERFGAVGPPAVCAEKLRGVVEAGIDGLLVTGFVAERTRLIRALGDEVLPRLG; this comes from the coding sequence GTGCGCGCGCCGCGGCTGGGCCTGCTCTGCCTGCCCCGGTCGGTGACCTCGGCCGTGGCGGATGCGCGACTCGCCGAAGACGTCGGCTTCTCGATGGTCGGCGTCGCGGACAGCCAGTCAGTATTCCGCGAGCTCTATGCGACGATGGCGCTCTGCGCGCAGGCGACCCGCCGCGTGCTGATCGGCCCGTCCGTGACCAATCCCATCACCCGGCACCCCGCGGTGGCGGCCTCTGGCATCGCGACCGTGGACGAGATCGCACCGGGCCGCGCGTTCTTCGGCATCGGCTCGGGCGACAGCGCCATCCTGAACCTCGCCGAGCGACCCGCCACGCTCGCCGACCTGCGCGCCTATATCGCGGCGGTTCGCGCGCTCCACGCCCGTCGGGAAACCGAGTGGCGCGGGCGCGCGGTGCGGCTCACCTGGGCGCCCCGCGCGGTGCCCATCTATCTCTCGGCGGAGGGGCCACGCACGCTCGAGCTGGCCGGCGAGGTCTGCGACGGCGTCATCGTCAACGTCGGGCTCGAGCCCGCGCTGGTGCGCGACGCGGTGGCGCACGTGCACGCGGGGGCGCGCCGGGCCGGCCGGGACCCCGATGCCATCGATCTCTGGTGCATGGTGCGCGCGAACGTGACCGATGACGTGGCCGCCGGCATTGATGAGATCCGCATGGAGCTGGCCTCGAACGCGCACCACGTTTTCCGCTTCACGCTGGAGGGCAAGCACGTGCCGGGCGATCTGGCCGACGCCATCCGGCGGGTGCAGAAGGGCTATCAGCCCGCGGCGCACGAGGCGCTGGGCCCGAGCCCGAACGCGCGCCTCCTCGACGCCGAGCCGGCGCTCCGCGCCTACCTGGCCGAGCGCTTCGGCGCGGTCGGCCCCCCCGCGGTGTGCGCCGAGAAGCTCCGCGGCGTCGTGGAGGCGGGCATCGACGGCCTGCTCGTGACGGGGTTCGTGGCCGAGCGCACGCGCCTCATCCGTGCGCTCGGGGACGAGGTGTTGCCGCGGCTCGGCTGA
- a CDS encoding DUF2779 domain-containing protein, protein MSPRATLGVMATMPTLSKRRVLGGLQCHKRLYLQLTAPDLAAAPSIAQNFIREQGHEVGRLARQAFPRGVAVDAAPDRLDVALMRTAALVRDPAVPAIFEATFRHDDVLVRVDVLVRATARRWRLLEVKSATGVRAHDLTDVAIQRHVLAGCGLEIEAAAVMHINRDYVYAGGGLDITRLFSIVDVTRELRELEGELPRRLAAMRAALAGEAPPAIAPGPQCTSPRLCEFYDCCNAPLPDDHVAHLPGLHGRRLADLLAQGIARIGDLPDDLPLKPHQELARRAVLEGRLLVTDGLANELAVLGYPRAFMDFETLAPALPRFAGMRPYDGIPFQWSLHVVRAPGAAPEHYDFLPTDPGDPRRRFLEALAAAVGDRGPIVVYSEFEGRRLSDLAGWLPDLAPAAEGIRARLWDLLRVMRTHVYHPRFLGSFSLKRVVPALMPTLGYDGMEVAGGSEAGPTWDRLVRGRAEGSLTPAETARLERALRDYCGQDTRGLVELVGTLEGYSRSSTA, encoded by the coding sequence TTGAGCCCGCGCGCTACCCTGGGCGTGATGGCCACGATGCCCACGCTGTCCAAGCGCCGCGTCCTCGGGGGACTGCAGTGCCACAAGCGGCTCTATCTCCAGCTCACCGCCCCTGACCTCGCCGCCGCGCCCAGCATCGCGCAGAATTTCATCCGCGAGCAGGGACATGAGGTCGGCCGGCTCGCCCGGCAGGCGTTTCCCCGCGGCGTGGCGGTGGACGCCGCGCCCGACCGGCTCGACGTGGCACTGATGCGCACCGCGGCCCTCGTGCGCGACCCGGCTGTTCCTGCCATCTTCGAAGCCACGTTCCGCCACGACGACGTGCTGGTGCGCGTGGACGTGCTCGTCCGGGCGACCGCGAGGCGCTGGCGCCTCCTCGAGGTGAAATCGGCCACGGGAGTGCGGGCACACGATCTCACCGACGTGGCCATACAGCGTCACGTGCTCGCCGGGTGCGGCCTCGAGATCGAGGCGGCGGCCGTCATGCACATCAATCGCGACTACGTCTACGCGGGCGGCGGCCTGGACATCACGCGGCTCTTCAGCATCGTCGACGTCACCCGCGAGCTTCGCGAGCTCGAGGGCGAGCTGCCGCGCCGGCTCGCCGCCATGCGCGCGGCGCTCGCGGGCGAGGCGCCGCCGGCGATCGCGCCCGGCCCGCAGTGCACGTCGCCCCGCCTCTGCGAGTTCTACGACTGCTGCAATGCGCCGCTCCCCGACGACCACGTCGCGCATCTGCCCGGCCTGCATGGCCGCCGGCTCGCCGACCTCCTCGCGCAGGGCATCGCGCGAATCGGTGATCTGCCGGACGACCTTCCCCTCAAGCCGCATCAGGAGCTCGCCCGCCGCGCTGTGCTCGAAGGCCGCCTGCTCGTCACCGATGGGCTCGCCAACGAGCTGGCCGTGCTCGGCTACCCCCGCGCCTTCATGGACTTCGAGACCCTGGCGCCGGCGCTTCCGCGCTTCGCAGGGATGCGGCCGTACGACGGCATCCCGTTCCAGTGGTCGCTGCACGTCGTGCGCGCGCCCGGCGCCGCGCCCGAACATTACGACTTCCTGCCCACCGACCCCGGCGATCCGCGCCGCCGCTTCCTCGAGGCCCTGGCCGCGGCGGTGGGCGACCGTGGGCCCATCGTGGTCTATAGCGAGTTCGAGGGGAGACGCCTCTCCGACCTCGCAGGCTGGCTCCCCGATCTGGCGCCCGCCGCGGAGGGCATCCGCGCGCGGCTCTGGGATCTCCTGCGCGTGATGCGGACCCACGTGTACCATCCGCGCTTCCTCGGCTCTTTCTCGCTCAAGCGCGTGGTGCCCGCCCTCATGCCGACGCTCGGCTACGACGGGATGGAGGTGGCCGGGGGCTCCGAGGCCGGTCCCACGTGGGATCGGCTCGTGCGGGGACGCGCGGAGGGAAGCCTCACCCCTGCGGAGACGGCGCGCCTCGAGCGCGCGCTGCGCGACTACTGCGGGCAGGACACGCGGGGACTGGTGGAGCTGGTGGGCACGCTCGAAGGCTACAGCCGCTCGAGCACCGCCTGA
- a CDS encoding methyltransferase domain-containing protein yields the protein MANDTSISGYWEREGLGRAILDALAAAGRRLDALTVDDLAPADHFHGGGLDATLRLARLAGLDKAPAGTRVLDVGGGIGGPARTLATRYGCRVTVIDLTDSFVRAAQLLTDRLGLGDLVTHRVGDALALPFDDGAFDVVWTQNSGMNIADKAGLYGGIHRVLRRGGLLATQEPMAGPAAPILYPVMWARDERASFLRPPAAMRALLEASGFRVRAWDDVTAETAGPVDPAAIPAYAAPRLIMGAGLDEIIRVGHRNRQEGRLVSVQAVLERL from the coding sequence ATGGCCAACGATACATCGATCAGCGGGTACTGGGAGCGTGAGGGTCTCGGCCGGGCCATTCTCGACGCGCTCGCCGCCGCGGGCAGGCGGCTCGACGCCCTCACCGTGGACGATCTCGCCCCCGCCGACCACTTCCACGGCGGTGGGCTCGACGCCACGCTTCGCCTGGCGCGCCTGGCGGGGCTCGACAAGGCTCCGGCCGGCACGCGCGTGCTCGACGTGGGCGGTGGGATCGGCGGCCCCGCGAGGACGCTCGCGACGCGCTATGGCTGCCGCGTCACCGTCATCGACCTCACGGACTCGTTCGTGCGCGCCGCCCAGCTCCTCACGGACCGGCTCGGTTTGGGCGACCTGGTCACGCATCGGGTAGGCGACGCCCTCGCGCTGCCCTTCGACGACGGCGCCTTCGACGTGGTGTGGACGCAGAACAGCGGAATGAATATTGCCGATAAGGCCGGCCTGTACGGCGGCATCCACCGCGTGCTCCGCCGCGGCGGGCTGCTCGCCACCCAGGAGCCCATGGCCGGCCCGGCGGCGCCCATTCTCTATCCGGTGATGTGGGCGCGCGACGAGCGCGCGAGCTTCCTCCGTCCGCCGGCGGCGATGCGCGCGCTGCTCGAGGCCTCCGGCTTTCGCGTGCGCGCGTGGGATGACGTCACCGCCGAGACCGCGGGGCCCGTCGACCCGGCTGCGATCCCCGCCTACGCCGCGCCCCGGCTCATCATGGGCGCGGGTCTCGACGAGATCATCCGGGTCGGTCACCGCAACCGCCAGGAAGGGCGGCTCGTCTCCGTTCAGGCGGTGCTCGAGCGGCTGTAG
- a CDS encoding DUF2147 domain-containing protein: MVKTRVLTRGIATALTLGLAAAVAAGADTPLGNWNTIDDKTGKVKSEVQIYDQGGKIYGKIVGLPEPNDDKGKPKVCTKCQGADKDKPVVGLIIIKDLVADGGHYKGGTILDPEDGKIYRAEIWNEGAELKVRGYLGPFYKTQTWTKAK, translated from the coding sequence ATGGTGAAGACACGGGTACTCACGCGGGGAATCGCGACGGCGCTCACACTCGGGCTCGCCGCGGCGGTGGCGGCGGGCGCCGACACGCCGCTCGGCAACTGGAACACCATCGACGACAAGACGGGCAAGGTGAAGTCCGAGGTGCAGATCTACGATCAGGGCGGCAAGATCTACGGCAAGATCGTCGGTCTGCCCGAGCCGAACGACGATAAGGGCAAGCCCAAGGTCTGCACCAAGTGCCAGGGGGCGGACAAGGACAAGCCGGTTGTGGGCCTCATCATCATCAAGGATCTGGTCGCCGACGGCGGACACTACAAGGGCGGCACCATCCTGGATCCCGAGGACGGCAAGATCTACCGGGCCGAGATCTGGAACGAAGGCGCCGAGCTCAAGGTCCGGGGGTACCTGGGTCCCTTCTACAAGACCCAGACCTGGACCAAGGCGAAGTAG